The following coding sequences are from one Syngnathus acus chromosome 14, fSynAcu1.2, whole genome shotgun sequence window:
- the abr gene encoding active breakpoint cluster region-related protein isoform X6, with protein MTEILVSDVNLNSVCEHLEQQCCVDENQHNLSSQPQTPVLKRHTNTGAKLWGRVRSKLLRQKLDPQTVQSKNWHMDVIEMNGIKVEFSMKFTSRDLSLKRTPSKKQSGVFGVKINVVTKRERSKVPYIVRQCIEEVEKRGIDEVGIYRISGVATDIQNLKTAFDTNTKDILVMLSDMDINAIAGTLKLYFRELPEPLLTDRLYPAFMEGISLSDPAAKENCMMHLLRSLPDPNLMTFLTLLEHLKRVAEKEPINKMSLHNLATVFGPTLLRPSESESSKGQTITSASDIWSHDVMAQVQVLLYYLQHPPISFAELKRNTLYFSTDV; from the exons ATGACGGAGATCCTCGTGTCGGATGTAAACCTGAACTCGGTGTGCGAGCATTTGGAGCAGCAGTGCTGCGTGGATGAGAATCAGCACAACCTGTCCAGCCAACCACAGACTCCCGTACTTAAGAGACACACCAACACCGGGGCCAAACTATGGGGTCGCGTCCGCAGCAAACTGCTCAGACAAAAG CTGGATCCTCAAACGGTGCAGTCCAAGAACTGGCACATGGACGTCATCGAGATGAACGGG ATAAAGGTGGAATTCTCTATGAAGTTTACAAGCAGGGACCTGAGTTTGAAGCGGACGCCATCCAAAAAACAGAGTGGTGTGTTTGGAGTCAAAATCAATGTGGTAACAAA GCGCGAGCGCTCCAAAGTGCCTTACATTGTCCGCCAGTGCATTGAGGAAGTGGAGAAGAGGGGAATCGACGAGGTGGGAATCTACAGGATCTCAGGGGTGGCCACTGATATCCAGAACCTCAAAACAGCATTTGATACCA ATACCAAAGACATCTTGGTGATGCTGAGCGACATGGACATCAACGCCATCGCCGGAACCCTCAAGCTGTACTTCAGGGAGCTGCCGGAACCTTTGCTCACCGACCGCCTGTACCCGGCCTTCATGGAGGGAATAT CGCTCTCCGACCCTGCGGCAAAGGAGAACTGCATGATGCACCTCCTACGCTCGTTGCCCGACCCCAACCTCATGACCTTCCTCACTCTGCTGGAGCACCTCAAGCG GGTGGCAGAGAAGGAACCCATCAACAAGATGTCCCTCCATAACCTGGCTACAGTATTTGGCCCCACTCTGCTCAGACCTTCCGAGTCGGAGAGCAGCAAGGGACAGACTATTACCTCGGCCTCTGACATCTGGTCACATGACGTCATGGCACAG